GCACTGCCATATTTAAGTGTTTTTCACTAGGGCCAGGCGGAAAGCACCTGGCGTCTTCAGTTCAAGCTATCATTAGGCAGCAGACAGTGAAGATGAGAGATGGTTAGTTACTGTACTCAACTTACTGCGGCTTTGTTTGATTCCCTCCACTATCTGCTCCATCTGTCTCAAGAACTGCTCCTTGGTCCCCAAAGACGCCATCGCCCTGAGCAAGACAGAAGATCACGGCTTAGACAGGAGGTAAACCTGCTGGACTTCATTACCCATAATACGAAAAGCAGGATAGGTTTATAAAGGGTAAATTGTGAAAATACTCACTGTTGGAAGTTGTCATGGATGGAATTCAGCAAGTTCACCTACAGAAACAGATCAAcacggggtggcaggtagcctagtggttagagcaatgggccagtaaccgaaaggtgacaagctgacaaggtaaaaatctgtcgttctgcccctgaacaaggcagttaacccactgttcctaggccatcattgtaaataagaatttgttcttaactgatttgcctagttaaataaaaaaaacacatgagTAAACAAGCTGATTTCAGCTGCAATGGCTCTATGAAACTGATGCCCTCTCCTCTTACCTCCTTCTCTGGGTATACCTTCTTGTCATCTAATGTGTTATACAAGGTGAAGAACTACTTGGTCTCTTTATGTGTTGCTGAAActaggggacacacacacaaaagtaatGTTTCTTTGATGTAAGAAATTGTTAACAAATCAGTAAGTGGTTGAGGCTAAGATACCTACCTTGGCCATAGAGCTCAATGAACCTCTTCTGATACTGGTTCAGTTCTGCCCTGCTCGGCAACTCGTCTATCTTCCTCTGCAGGATGGCGATCTCACGGTTCCTCCGAGCCTATCAGAGAGTAGCCCTCAGGTCATGAGCAAATAAAGGATTTGGTAAGAGGACCACTATTTGCATGCTCCAAACAGAATGCCTAAGTGAATTCAAATTGATTAAGCAGGAATGAATCCTGCTACAGCAGTGTGCATTGGTGCTTTTACCATCAGCAGTCTGATCTTCTGTAGCTtatctctgtctgtgttgtaCTGCTTGTCGATTAGGTGACTCCTCtccttagggagagagagagtgagagagggggaaagaaagtcAGTCACAGTGTAACATTTGTTAAACATAGACAAAAAAAAGAGTTAGCTGGTCTTGGGAGTGTGTTACCTTCTCGTCCTCCGTATCATCTCCTGACTCCATCTTCAGGTCCTCAATGTTCTGCTGCAGGCGATCCATCTCCTCCTGGAAAAAAATTGCACTCCATGTTAGTTGTTTTCCTCTTACCAGGAAATAAGGGAATTACATCACAAATACACCTGTGAAGTAGTTCCATTTCAAACTTAAATCTAACAAGTCATATGGACGGACTAtgacagacgagctaaattacttctatgcaagtaacattgaaacatgcatgagagcatcagctgttccggacaactgtgtgatcacgctctccatagctgatgtgagtaagacctttaaaacaggtcaaggccgcagggccagatgcaTTACCAGGACgtaatgcgctgaccaactggcaagtgtcttcactgacattttcaacctgtccctgagtgagtctgtaataccaacatgtttcaagcagaccaccaaagtccctgtgcccaagaacactaggtaacctgcctaaatgactaccgaccagtagcactcacgtctgtagccatgaagtgctttgaaaggctggtcatggcttacatcaacaccattatcccagaaaccctagccccactccaatttgcataccgccccaacagatccacagatgatgcaatctataCTGCACTcaatactgccctttcccactcatcactaagctaaggaccctgggactaaacacctccctctccaactggatactggacttcctgatgggccacccccaggtggtaagggtaggtaacaacacatccgccacgctgatcctcaacacggaggcccctcaggggtgcgtgctcagtcccctcctgtactccctgttcactcatgactgcatggccaggcacgactctaacaccatcatcaagtttgctgatgacacaacagtggtaggcctgatcactgacaacgatgagacagcctatagggaggtcttcagagacctggccgtctggtgccaggacaacaacctctccctcaacgtgatcaagacaaaagagatgattgtggactacaggaaaaggaggaccgagcacgcccccattctcatcgccacggctgtagtggagcaggttgagagttccaagttccttggtgtccacatcaccaacaaactatcatggtccaaacacactaagacagttgtgaagagggcacgacaaaacctattccccctcaggagactgaaaagatttggtatgggtcctcagatcctcaaaatgttctacaactgcaccatcgagagcatcctgactggttgcatcactgcctgatatggcaactgctcggcctctgaccgcaaggcactacagagggtagtgcgtacagcccagtacatcaccagggccaaggttcctgccatccaggacctctataccaggtgttgtcagaggaaggccctaaaaatgttcaaatactccagccaccctagtcatagactgttctctctgctaccgcacggtaccggagcgccaagtctaggtccaaaaggcttcttaacagcttctacccccaagccataagactcctgaacagctaatcaaagggctaccgagacccctcttttacgctgctgctgctctctggtgCTCTctggcatagtcactttaactctacctacatgtacatattacctcaattaacttGACTAACCGGAGCCCTTGCATATtgagtctgtaccggtaccccctgtatatagcctcgctattgttattttactgctgctgtttcattatttgttacttttattttcatattttttttggggggcttaTTACTTAAAACGTATTTTTCTTAAACTTCTtgaagcattgttggttaagggcttgtaactaagcgtttcactgtaaggtctacacctgttgtattcggtgcatgtgacaaataacatttgatttgaaagtaTGCAGACTCTAGACTCTCTACTACTCTACAATGAGTCCGTGCTTCAGGTTCTCATTCATGCCTACCAGAGCCCTCAGCTTCTCCAACAGTCTGTGGCACACACAGAGGATGAGAAAAGTCCAAAACACCTGTATAACTTCAGGGAGTTTATATACTAACAACCACTGAATGAATGCCCTAATGGTTTGGTCTGTATGTGCAGCACTCACCCAGTATCAGCCCGGCCCTCAGCCTCTTCCAGGGCACTCAGCTCTTTCTCCAGTCTCTCTGACTGCTCTGTGGCCTCCATCAGTTTGCTCTTAGCTTCCACACACCCTGATTTTACCTACAGGTGTTTGGCTTGTAGCTGAAAACACACCAAATACACATACTTTTAGTTACTTCTGACAGGAAAATAAAGTGCATCGTatccttccatttaagaaatgcATGGCTATTTTACACAACGTTCTGTGAAATTCATAAAGTCCAGTCGTCACCTCCTCCAACTGCTtggtcttctgttggatctgttTGTTCAGAGAGGTCACTATCCTACGGTGCTGCTGGACTGGCCCGTACCGCTCTGGACGGTCCTCTGCAGACCTCTCCAACTGATGGAAATGTGTATGTGGAAATATTTAACTACACACTGTGGCATTGACTTATTCTTTAAAATATGACAAATATTTTATGATTGCAGTTAACCATTTAACCCTGCTGTGGGAGTCGCTCACCTTCTCAGCATACTCAGATGCTGTCTGTTTAATCTCCTCAGACTGCAGCCCAACTATCTGTCCCACTGTGCTAGCCGTTAGCCTCCCCTGTGTTGGTGTTACATATGAAATAAAACAACTTTACACAGTAATCAACCACACAGTAAAGGCACTGGCCAAGAGTAGAACTAAAGCCATGCCTACCTCCTCAGTCGCCATGGCAGCCATGCTGGTCATCAGTGTTTTGATGCGCAGCTGAGAGGATATATCACAGGGAGTCAGGGACATCATCACAAAGAGGGATGCATTTCTGTAGTATTGGACATGGGGCTACGGTTGGGTTTAGAGCGATACACATGTGATGTGACCTCACCTACTCCGCTGCCTgcaggtcctcctcctcctgcgaCCCCTCTGTAATCCCTGGGGGTGTGGCCTGAGAGCCTGGCATCAACGAGGCTTTCCGTTCCTCTGCCTGTAGGGAACAGGGGGATACCATCTTTCATCGGGGTTTCACTTTCTACTATAGCTACAGTTCACAGAACACCTATGATCTACCAGTCTCCATCCCTGTAATATTGGTTGTAATGATCGACCTCTTGTCCCGGTCTTCATCTTTCTGTAGAAGGCTGTAGTTATAGGCTTTGAATTCATATAACGCTACAATTAACTTTACACATATGACAGTAATTTCAATAAAGCTCACCTGGTCCTGTTTTGTCTGCTTGCTGAATCCATACCGTCTAAAACACAGGAGTAATAAGTACTTAAATCACTGTTAGGCACAGGAGGCTGGTTGGGGAAGACGGgcacgtggtaatggctggagcgttatagtggaaaggtatcaacaacatgtgtttgatgccattccatttgctccgtttcagccattattatgagccgtcctcccctcaacagcctccactgctgtTAGGATACTGGTACATGAAAGGAGCACATAacacatgtatgcacacacacacccactccatgCTTGTTTGAAGTTTTGTACTCTCTTCTGTATCGAAACACTCACACAACAAGCATTCATGTGAAACTCTCCTTGCAGTGAACGAGTCCATTTACATACTTACAGAAGGTCATCTGACATTCTAATATAAGGATGGATGAGATGCAGGAAAAGAATAGGAAAATGAAAGGAACACAATTGTCAAATGGGATGGGATCACATTGGTTCTGATTCTcagtgacaaggtaaaaatctgtccttctgcccctgaacaaggcagttaacccactgttcctaggccgtcattgtaaataagaatttattcttaactgacccacctagttaaataaaggtaaaacatttttttttttatgtgaacATGTAACATGAACTGTGGAGAAAGTTGGATATGGAGGACTGAatacggagagagcgagagagacaggcagcCTACCTTCCATACTCCAATAGAGTGGAGTGAACCCTGGACTCTCGTCCAGCAGCGCTCCTGCTTCAACCTGTCTCTTGTATTTCCTATGAGGTTTATACACTTCCTGTCAATACCAGAGGAGAAAAACAACATGCTGTGTGGTTTTAAAGTTTCTATACTATTACAAGGGGGTctttaaaacaaatcaaatttaatttgtcacatgctacgtaaacaacaggtgtagactatttttatttaacctttatttaactagggaagtcagttaagaacaaattcttatttacaatgacggcctacaccggccaaacccggacgacgctgggccagttgtgccccaccctatgggacggctggttatgatacagcctggagacgaaccaaggtgtctgtagtgacgcctcttgcattgagatgcagagccttagaccgctgtgccactcaggagcaacagtgaaatgcttactaacgggcccttcccaacaacgcaaAGAGAAAAATAagggaggaataaatacacagtgcgtaacgataacttggctataaacaTCGGGTACCGGTATCGAGTCGAGTcgatgaggtaattgaggtagatatgtatatataaGCAGAATTGGTCAGAAGCCTGTAAAACGTCTGCTATCCACTGCAGCACCATCTTTATTGTAAAGGCTCATGGAATAATTTGACCCAGGCATGGCATGTCAGCTTCATGTCAGGGAGTCACTCACCAATACATCTAGGACTACTTTCACAGCCTTCTCCTTCCTCTGGGGGAAGTCTTCATCCTAGGATGGAGACAATACGACAGGGGTTTATTCAGTGAAAAGTTCAGAACATTGCACTTAGAAATGTAATGAGTAGAGCTGGAGTTGAATATCCCTGCCATGGACCCACCCTACAATAACAGCACTCACCTCAGGGAAGCTGTGTGTCTTCTGGAACTGAGAGGCAGAATAGGCTCTCACATAgtctcccatctcctccctcgTCTCTATGGCCCTCTTCACCAGCCACTGAAGATCATACAACACAGGCAATGAATCAGACATGAGGTCACAAACCAAGTGTGGTACTCTATTACAAAACTCTAATGTCTCAGGAATACACACCTGTATCACTGGAAATATATGGATGAAATCCAGCCCTTGGATCTGATGGGGCTCCAGGCGATGAGGGCACATCATTTTGGGCAGAACAGAGACAATCTTCTCTGTGAGAGCTCTGCAAAGATATACACAAAATCATCCAACATCAGTTACACTGGTCCAGCAACATCACTAACAGTAAACAAAACAATGCTATATGTTAGCTACTTACATGTTGAATTCTCCTGGAACAGCAGATCCACATCAATGTCAAAGTTAAATGTTGTGATGCACCATGTCATCCCTCCAACCACCTATAAAAAGACATGGTTCAGGGAATGGAAATAGAAAGGGTAGCGAGGAGATGGTAAAACCAGGAATCAAAAGCCTGCAGATCTTCAGGTTTGTAATGTAAGTTGGTTCTCACCTTGTCTAAAGGTCCCAGTCCTTTTATTCGGGGCTCTGACATATCCAGCAGCAAGCAGAAGTTCCAGGATTTCTGCTAGCTTGACACTCTGCTCCTCGTCCTTCCTTGTTTCAACCTGCAAGCCACAGTTGCTAACATCAGTTGCTTTATTTAGCAAACTGTGAATTCGCTACCTCCTGTAGCTATCTAGCCAAGTGGCAAACCCATAAATGTTTACATTGCAATGTTGTGTTGTTATATTATGACAGAAACCGCACCATATTAGGAAAAATTACAGACACAAAAATATGTTACCTGAATAAGATTGCCCTCTTGATCatactgagctcctattttcgaCCCTGTTCTCCCTCTGTGGAAAACAGACGTGGCCGCcatgttggactgtggtgtgtagTAACATGACGAAAGCATATGACTTTGGTCTTAATCCTTGATAAATTGTGCGGTCAAGATGTAGCTGTAATTTTTATACAAAAAGTAAGCTAACCTCACTTGCAACACGGCCACTTTCGAGTGATGGGAGTCAATAAAGTGAGAATTGAGTTaacatttacaaaaacaaaaGGGAACAATGTTGGATGTGAATCGCTGCAGCGGTTCTAAACGTTGCAATTCCACTTTCGTCCACTGGAGGGAGGTCTAATGCCACTAAAGATTATATGGAAAGGCTGACATGATGAAGCTCTCTTGGTCTGAAGCCTTTCCAACATCATTGAATCTTTCATTTGAACAGGGTTGTCAGTATTCCTGGAGACAAATAAATCATGCACGTTGTGATTAATGATCCTCAATTGTTGAAGTGATGTAAGGAAGCAGGACCATCAAGTACACATCCTGTCCACTGATCCTGCCATAGGCCTATAATGCAAACCATCAGTTTGTCCCATAAAACGTAACATctatttgctgtgtgtgtgtgtgtgtgtgtgtgtgtgtgtgtgtgtgtgtgtgtgtgtgtgtgtgtgtgtgtgtgtgtgtgtgtgtgtgtgtgtgtgtgtgtgtgtgtgtgtgtgtgtgtgtgtgtgtgtcatcaaccCTCTGCTGCTCTCAGATCCAGTGTTCATCTGTCATGGGGGAGATATTCTCAATAGGGCAAAAGTGCGTCCTCTCCTCGACTCATCTGTCCTCCTTTCCAATGTGACCCACGAAAACCGATAAGTGGTTGCCAAATGTAGGAGCGCATCAATTAGTTAATAGGTGAACAGAGAGTAGTTTGCTCCTCTCCTCGACTGCCTTCTTCTGGCAGAGGATGCTCTGGTGTATCCTAAATGGAAGAGATTTAAAATCCGCCACAAACCCTTTGAAACATATTCTCTGAGGTGAAAAGCATGCACACATTTAAAAACGATATGCTACGTATCtttttatctataaaatgtctaGCACAACTagctagatgtatttttctaacaattttttgggggataatttttttttaggatGTAAATCATAATTTACCTGATGGCATgctagaggagtgtgtgtgtgtgtgagcgagagagagagaaagcgagagagagagagagagacactagaacGCTCCCATTTAACAACTTGTGTTTTTGAATTCCTTCTGCCTATGTCTTCAGTATGCTTTTTGTTACAAAGAATAGATTTACCATATTTATAAGTAGTACTGCGCCATTGTGTAAAAGAACAGCCATTACAGAGCGGGTTAGACCTTCACATAGGTGCGAGTGCTTTGGCAGGCACCTGAtgtctatgtatttcacatgaagAAAGCTAagataactgagctaaacgactatcgccccgtagcactcacttccgtcatcatgaagtgctttgagagactagtcacggatcatatcccctccaccctacctgacaccctagacccactgcaatttgcttaccgccccaataggtccacagacgacgcaatcgcaatctcactgcacactgccctaacccatctagacaagaggaatacctatgtaagaatgctgttcatcgactacagctcagcattaaacaccatagtaccctccaaactcatcattaagcttgagaccctgggtctcaaccccgccctgtgcaactgggtcctggactttctgaagggccgcccccaggtggtgagggtaggaaacaacatctccaccccgctgatcctcaacactggggccccataagggtgcgttctcagccctctcctgtactccctgttcacccatgactgcgtggccatgcacgcctccaactcaatcatcaagtttgcagacaacactacagtggtaggcttgattaccaacaacaacgagacggcctacagggaggaggtgagggccctcagagtgtggtgtcaggaaaataacctcacactcaatgtcaacaaaacaaaggagatgatcgtggacttcaggaaacagcagagggactacccccctatccacattgaagggacagtagtggagaaggtggaaagttttaagttcctcggcgtacacatcacggacaaactgaaatggtccacccacacagacagcgtggtgaagaaggcgcctcttcaacctcaggaggctgaagaaatttggcttgtcaccgaaaacactcacaaacttttacagaagcacaatcgagagcatcctgttgggctgtatcaccgcctggtacagcaactaccccgcccacaaccgtaaggctctccagagggtagtgaggtctgtacaacgcatcactgggggcaaactacctgcccgccaggacacctacaccacccgatgtcacaggaaggccaaaaagatcatcaaggacatcaaccacccaagccactgcctgttcaccctgctatcatccagaaggtgaggtcagtacaggtgcatcacagctgggaccgagagactgaaaaacagtttctttctcaaggctatcagactgttaaacagccatcactaacattgagtggctgctgccaacatactgactcaaatctctagccactttaataataaaaaattggatgtaataaatgtgtcactagtcactttaaacaatgacacttgatataatgtttacataccctacattactcatctcatatgtatatagtgtactctataccatctactgcatcttgactatgccgcacggccatcactcatccatatatttattttacacttgtgtgtataagataGTTCTTGTgatattgttagattacttgttagatattactgcacggtcggaactagaagcacaagtatttcgctacacttgcattaacatctgctaaccatgtgtatgtgaccaataaaatttgatttgatttgatggacaCTATTAAAGTGGAGGATCCCATAATGGAATATGCATCAGTGCAGGTAATAGTAGTCAGGTTGAGCACCCAGGAGGCAGTGGAGGATTCCATTAGAGACTCACAGTTCCTAAATCagtaattttctctctctctctctctctctctctctctctctctctctctctctctctctctctctccccctatcatTCTCTCTGAGTGTGTATTGAACTGCCTCTTTCGGGTAATTACTACAGCTTCATAAACTCTCTACTCCTCGGCCTCCTCAACAATGAAAAGAGACCTAGTCCTTGGACTTATCAATGCCCACCCAGCTGAAACCATTACACAGTGGCTCTCTCTCAAGCATAAGAGGCTTACAACAGAACATCACCTGACAACAGGTGTATAGACTGAAGCCATCTCAAAACAGGGTTTTGGGCTATAGGTTTTTGTTATATGTTGAAGCCATATTGCAAGTTATTTATAACAGAATAGGCTAAAGGTTTTTCTTAGGGTGATTACAATATTATTATTGCAATATTATAGCTTACTGTGACCACTAttgtatcatatatatatatatatatatatatatatatatatatatatatacagttgaattcagaagtttacatacactaatgaTGGAGTcaggggctaggccccttttttgtcaatttccgcctgaatgacgtgcccaaagtaaactgcctgttgttcAAGCcatgaagccaggatatgcaagtttgtagaaatgttaaaaataatgtaggagaatataacacaatagatatggtaggagaaaatccaaagaaaaaccaaccggacTTCTTTTTTTGAGAGAGACcttgctcttacaatggaaagcatactggaaattagctccctggatgcaattcctatggcttccacaggatgtcagcagtctatgttcaaggtttcaggcttgtaactttaaAATCGAggaagaaatatcagttttagtacagggacacagtcttggaaattcgtgtttggcGCACCATGAAGAAGtaacgcacctgctaaaatcggtttcctattgaacatacttctttccgtaagaaaaatcatagtttgattacattttagggtatctgaggaataaatagaaatgtattttgacttgatgaaacaaagtttaggggtagatttttggattcctttctctgcatgttgaatgggtcgattactcaaatcgatggcgccaactaaacagactttttgggatataaagaatgattttatctaacaaaacaccacattttatagctgggaccctttggatgacaaatcagaggaagattttcaaaaagtaagtgaatatttaatcgctatttgtgaatttatgtaaCCTGTGcaagtggaaaaatattttgatgtggggtgccgtcctcaaacaatcaaacaatagcatgctttcgctgtaatagctactgtaaatcggacagtgcagttagatgaacaagaatttaagctttcaaccaatataagacacttacatttacctaaatgtttaatatccataattttaataattatttatttgaattgtgtgTCCTCCAGTTTCATCGAatgttgtcccgctagcgggacgcctagccctaagaagttttaaaactcgtttttcaaccactccacaaatttctggttaacaaactatagttttggcaagtcagtttggACACAAgtacttgtgcatgacacaagtacattttccaacaattgcttacagacagattatttcatttataattcactgtatcacaattccagtgggtcagatgtttacatacactaagttaactgtgcctttaaattgggatagggggcagcattgggaagtttggatgaaaagcgtgcccagagtaaattgcctgttactcaggcccagaagctaggatatgctagGATGTTGCaatcctgtacctgtccagcagctgtgatgttcggatgtaccgttcctgtgcaggtgttgttacatgtggtctgccactgcgaggacgatcagctgtccgtcctgtctccctgtagcgctgtcttaggcgtctcacagtacagacattgcaatttatttccctggccacatctgcagtcctcatgcctccttgcagcatgcctaaggcacattcacgcagatgagcagggaccctgggcatctttcttttggtgtttttcagagtcaatagaaaggcctcttttgtgtcctaagttttcataactgtgacctgaattgcctaccgtctgtaagctgttagtgtcttaacgaccgttccacaggtgcatgttcattaattgtttatggttcattgaacaagcatgggaaacagagtttaaaccgtttacaatgaagatctgtgaagttatttggatttttacgaatgatctttgaaagacagggtcctgaaaaggtatgtttctttttttgctgagtttggtATACTATTACCTTAACTGTAATGAAAGCAGAAGACATTCACAATGGTGTCCCACATATGAAATAAAGCCTGTTTCATAGAAGTCTTTCCTGTTTGCCCGTGATCCAAGGCCCTCTCCTCGCCCGCACTGACAGTTGTAAGATTAACGTAGTAAGGTGCGAACCTGCTCATGCGCACCAAATTAAATTAATGGAACAAATTTCCCTCCTAATTAAGATGGAAATTTGTGTCAGTTGTAACCTTGCTGAGCACTAATTATGTACAAATGATTTGTCATCTGTTTGGTCCTGAATAGCAATGGTCTCACCTCACTGATAGCCATGGCCGCAGTTTAAGAGATAGGCTGCTCATTAACACTGAGAGTTTGTGCTACAGAGGAGCAGCCAATGAGAACATATGCACTGAATCTCCCTCCTTTCAATTCACCTATATTGGATGCGTAACTGAGTTTCACTGGGCTCGGCTCTGACATATTTCTCTTTCCTGAATGAAAATAAAGTGTCTGCTGACTGATATTTTTTGATGAGTGTTTCTCGGTTTGTAATTGATGATGAATCCCATGTAGGCCATTTCAAATTGAGAGTGCACTGATTATGCCTGTATGATGACTGATAAATATACTGTAGGGGTGAATAAACATCCTCATATAGCACTCCTCATATATTGTCTTCTCTTTCCTCCCGTTAGAAACAATGGGTTCAGTAAAGCACATCTGAGCTTGTG
The DNA window shown above is from Salmo salar chromosome ssa25, Ssal_v3.1, whole genome shotgun sequence and carries:
- the LOC106586582 gene encoding LOW QUALITY PROTEIN: coiled-coil domain-containing protein 93 (The sequence of the model RefSeq protein was modified relative to this genomic sequence to represent the inferred CDS: inserted 2 bases in 2 codons; deleted 1 base in 1 codon; substituted 3 bases at 3 genomic stop codons); translated protein: MLSSCYYTPQSNMAATSVFHRGRTGSKIGAQYDQEGNLIQVETRKDEEQSVKLAEILELLLAAGYVRARIKGLGPLDKVVGGMTWCITTFNFDIDVDLLFQENSTCKALTEKIVSVLPKMMCPHRLEPHQIQGLDFIHIFPVIQWLVKRAIETREEMGDYVRAYSASQFQKTHSFPEDEDFPQRKEKAVKVVLDVLEVYKPHRKYKRQVEAGALLDXESRVHSTLLEYGRRYGFSKQTKQDQAEERKASLMPGSQATPPGITEGSQEEEDLQAAEXLRIKTLMTSMAAMATEEGRLTASTVGQIVGLQSEEIKQTASEYAEKLERSAEDRPERYGPVQQHRRIVTSLNKQIQQKTKQLEELQAKHLXVKSGCVEAKSKLMEATEQSERLEKELSALEEAEGRADTGLLEKLRALVGMNENLKHXTHCREEMDRLQQNIEDLKMESGDDTEDEKERSHLIDKQYNTDRDKLQKIRLLMARRNREIAILQRKIDELPSRAELNQYQKRFIELYGQVSATHKETKXFFTLYNTLDDKKVYPEKEVNLLNSIHDNFQQAMASLGTKEQFLRQMEQIVEGIKQSRNGE